One region of Desulfovibrio sp. JC022 genomic DNA includes:
- the hisC gene encoding histidinol-phosphate transaminase: MSAIKVRSDMMNSKPYAPGLTIEEIKEKYGLDTVIKLASNENPLGTSPMAQKAITRHAPSVFRYPHNGNPRLNTAIAKRTGVSEDQIISGNGSDEILDLLVRIKANPGQDEVLTYESCFSMYRLMSHLCAINFRQIPRDAGHKQPLKALTEAVTEKTAIVFMTSPDNPTGLAVTVDEVREMAASIPEQTLLVIDEAYIEFARPAKKYDMRGLLDEFPNIVLTRTFSKAYGLAGLRIGYGIMSPQLAGYIKSARAPFTVNLLAEEAAIAVLEDEAFFQTTMDVVLRGRKLFTESIREMGCEVLDSQANFIMFKPTRDAMEVFEQLLKQGIIVRPLKSFGLGEYIRVNMGTDQENKKFLKTLKEVL, encoded by the coding sequence ATGTCCGCCATCAAAGTCCGCTCTGATATGATGAATTCAAAGCCCTATGCACCGGGCCTGACCATCGAAGAAATCAAAGAAAAATACGGTCTCGATACTGTCATTAAACTCGCCAGCAACGAAAACCCGCTGGGCACTTCTCCCATGGCCCAAAAAGCCATCACCCGTCACGCGCCCTCAGTTTTCCGCTATCCGCACAACGGCAACCCTCGCTTAAACACAGCCATTGCCAAACGCACAGGCGTGTCTGAAGACCAGATTATCAGCGGTAACGGCTCAGATGAAATCCTCGACCTGCTGGTGCGCATCAAAGCCAATCCCGGTCAGGATGAAGTGCTGACCTACGAATCCTGCTTCAGCATGTATCGGCTCATGTCCCATCTTTGCGCCATCAATTTTCGTCAGATTCCCCGCGATGCAGGACACAAACAGCCCCTGAAAGCCCTGACTGAAGCAGTTACAGAAAAGACCGCCATCGTGTTCATGACTTCCCCGGATAACCCCACCGGTCTGGCGGTAACTGTTGATGAAGTACGAGAAATGGCGGCCTCCATCCCCGAACAGACCCTGCTGGTCATTGATGAAGCGTACATAGAGTTTGCCCGCCCCGCTAAAAAATACGATATGCGCGGCCTGCTCGACGAATTTCCTAATATAGTGCTGACCCGCACCTTCTCCAAGGCTTACGGACTGGCCGGACTGCGCATCGGTTACGGTATAATGAGTCCGCAACTGGCCGGATACATCAAGAGTGCCCGCGCACCCTTTACCGTTAACCTGCTGGCAGAAGAAGCGGCCATCGCGGTGCTGGAAGATGAAGCATTCTTCCAGACCACCATGGATGTTGTTCTGCGCGGACGCAAACTTTTCACGGAATCAATCCGCGAAATGGGCTGCGAAGTACTTGATTCCCAAGCCAACTTCATTATGTTCAAGCCGACCCGAGATGCAATGGAAGTGTTTGAGCAACTCCTCAAACAGGGCATAATTGTCCGCCCGCTGAAGAGCTTCGGCCTTGGCGAATACATCCGGGTCAACATGGGCACTGACCAGGAAAACAAAAAATTTCTGAAAACACTCAAGGAGGTCCTTTAA
- the cmk gene encoding (d)CMP kinase, translating into MDTPFIITLDGPAGVGKSTLAKRLADRFEIAYLDTGAMFRGTAWKLGEGSWDWEAEQLNEALKGLDFTLSGSGSNSILSLNGIPLTDEIRTETVGMWASNMAKIPAVRELQKIAQRAIGETTSLIAEGRDMGTVIFPQAPCKFFLDADLEERARRRFEQLKEMGKPAEMAELIEQISTRDDQDRNRKVAPLKPAEDSIIVDTTRLDIDGVFDKLVFETEKKVK; encoded by the coding sequence ATGGACACACCTTTTATCATAACTCTTGATGGCCCGGCTGGTGTTGGGAAATCCACCCTTGCCAAACGTCTGGCTGACCGCTTTGAAATAGCATACCTCGATACCGGGGCCATGTTTCGCGGCACAGCTTGGAAACTGGGCGAAGGTTCATGGGATTGGGAAGCGGAACAACTTAACGAAGCTTTGAAAGGACTCGATTTCACCCTTTCCGGCAGCGGTAGTAATTCCATTCTCAGCCTGAACGGAATACCGCTCACTGATGAAATCCGCACCGAGACCGTGGGTATGTGGGCCTCCAACATGGCTAAAATACCGGCAGTGCGCGAACTCCAGAAAATCGCCCAGCGGGCAATAGGTGAAACAACATCACTCATTGCTGAAGGACGCGACATGGGTACGGTCATCTTCCCGCAGGCCCCCTGTAAATTCTTTCTTGATGCTGATCTTGAAGAACGTGCCCGCAGGCGGTTCGAACAGCTTAAAGAAATGGGCAAACCCGCAGAAATGGCAGAACTAATTGAACAGATCAGCACCCGTGATGATCAGGACCGCAACCGCAAGGTGGCTCCGCTCAAACCCGCTGAAGATTCCATTATCGTAGATACGACAAGACTCGATATTGACGGAGTTTTTGATAAGCTTGTTTTCGAAACTGAAAAAAAAGTTAAATAG
- a CDS encoding HAD-IIB family hydrolase translates to MKISSILKKIFPEPLGPVSENLTDELAASFFPADSTRLAHMRQAGSTARRLTAQIDYDAETARKIITAALFHDVGYSEKLNKTGFHPLDGAAYLAHCNAPEDLIRAVLWHSSTPVEIESMPEMKEIYSQFPGPNYDCPIHKAVAYCDFRTSPVGESYSFGQRIVELENRFGTDSVPPAIARKTLPYSRKNQHDFARTIACAQNKSLPWVFCDIDNTLITPGESIDRRTLNAINRYTTAGGHFSLITGKHLISLPHLISSVGSQTPHAGVNGSVIARNGKLEVFGEDVGPFKAIEDTLLDAGVNYTTYVSDGIWTQAELTDKEINDFVKVGETLPRTGETPEEKTAIKILTFSSREQTQQCELVRSLAEKYGLSCVRTGEDFLEIGPADHGKHSAMMQIMKEAGWSDLNSIAIGDSENDLTMFGHVGLSAVVANAAPEALPAADLHIPACNEYGVARLLDALVDSAQDGCWSIPHNWLATYE, encoded by the coding sequence GTGAAAATATCTTCTATTCTGAAAAAAATATTCCCTGAACCACTCGGCCCGGTTTCCGAAAACCTGACCGATGAACTGGCAGCATCCTTTTTCCCGGCAGACTCAACCAGACTGGCTCACATGCGTCAGGCCGGCAGTACTGCCCGCAGATTGACTGCCCAGATAGATTATGATGCTGAAACAGCCCGGAAAATTATCACCGCAGCCCTCTTCCATGATGTGGGGTATTCTGAAAAGCTGAACAAGACAGGATTCCATCCCCTTGACGGTGCGGCCTACCTCGCCCACTGCAATGCTCCCGAAGACCTGATCAGGGCCGTTCTCTGGCATTCCAGCACACCGGTAGAGATTGAGAGTATGCCTGAAATGAAGGAAATCTACTCCCAGTTCCCCGGCCCAAATTACGATTGCCCCATACATAAAGCTGTGGCTTATTGTGATTTCCGCACCTCTCCCGTTGGAGAATCTTATTCTTTCGGGCAACGCATAGTGGAACTTGAAAACAGATTCGGCACAGACTCCGTGCCTCCGGCTATCGCCCGCAAAACCTTGCCTTACTCCCGCAAGAACCAGCACGATTTTGCAAGAACCATTGCCTGCGCACAGAACAAAAGTCTGCCTTGGGTATTCTGCGATATCGACAACACCCTGATCACCCCCGGTGAAAGTATCGACCGCCGCACACTCAACGCCATTAACCGCTACACCACAGCTGGCGGCCACTTTTCACTTATCACCGGGAAACACCTGATCAGCTTACCGCACCTGATCAGCAGCGTAGGCAGCCAGACACCCCACGCCGGGGTCAACGGATCGGTCATCGCGCGCAACGGTAAGCTGGAAGTATTCGGGGAAGATGTAGGGCCGTTCAAAGCCATTGAAGATACCCTGCTTGATGCCGGAGTAAACTACACAACCTATGTAAGTGACGGAATCTGGACTCAGGCCGAACTCACGGACAAAGAAATTAATGATTTTGTAAAAGTAGGTGAAACCCTGCCCCGGACAGGTGAAACCCCGGAAGAAAAGACAGCCATCAAGATCCTGACCTTTTCCAGCCGTGAGCAGACCCAGCAGTGCGAACTTGTACGCAGCCTTGCGGAAAAGTATGGTCTGAGCTGTGTTCGGACAGGTGAAGATTTCCTTGAAATCGGCCCAGCGGATCACGGTAAACACTCCGCCATGATGCAGATCATGAAAGAAGCAGGTTGGTCAGACCTCAACTCCATTGCCATCGGCGACAGCGAAAATGACCTGACCATGTTCGGCCATGTGGGTTTAAGCGCAGTGGTTGCCAACGCAGCTCCCGAAGCATTGCCCGCAGCAGATCTGCATATTCCGGCCTGTAATGAATACGGGGTTGCCCGCCTTCTGGACGCCCTTGTGGATTCCGCGCAGGACGGCTGCTGGTCCATCCCTCACAACTGGCTGGCGACTTACGAATAA
- a CDS encoding alpha/beta hydrolase has translation MKKFHLSKTALIALTFLSLLLAAGCSKNSTDTFNKWSDDLTKALTTERPFQEIELFYATDRKATGSTVPDKAFGDEQGKLSWGACSVTIPYDKEIKDLQKSHFTMTSYGLSPACGYKITDIRQLPLRSFGTTLPKRLDGNPDNSALIFVHGFNNSFEEAAVLTARMSYQLQYQGAPLFFSWPAQGDKLDYLEDEQRADHTVPQLTEFLKEVAEKSTAENIYLIGSSMGCEPLCEALADLNLSSEDMDRIKELILITPDINRNKFAEKIFPKLHNTRARITVYTSSRDDKLALAHKQRNGVRLGDVVNNADLPGIDFVDASAIDSSLDGKPRFVKQTSIYNDISNIVK, from the coding sequence ATGAAAAAATTCCACCTTTCCAAAACAGCATTAATTGCACTGACCTTTCTCTCATTATTGCTTGCCGCAGGCTGTTCCAAAAACAGTACCGACACGTTCAACAAATGGAGCGATGACCTGACCAAGGCTCTCACCACCGAAAGACCCTTTCAGGAAATCGAACTTTTCTATGCAACTGACCGCAAGGCCACAGGAAGCACTGTTCCGGACAAAGCCTTTGGCGATGAACAAGGGAAGCTGAGCTGGGGAGCCTGCTCGGTCACCATTCCCTACGATAAAGAAATCAAAGACCTGCAAAAATCACACTTCACCATGACCTCCTACGGGTTGAGTCCGGCCTGCGGATACAAAATTACAGATATCCGCCAACTTCCTCTGCGCTCATTTGGAACGACCCTGCCAAAACGTCTGGACGGCAATCCCGACAATTCTGCCCTCATTTTCGTGCATGGATTCAACAACTCATTTGAAGAAGCAGCCGTACTCACCGCACGCATGAGCTACCAGCTGCAATATCAGGGCGCACCTCTCTTTTTCAGCTGGCCGGCACAAGGCGACAAACTTGATTATCTTGAGGATGAACAGAGAGCGGATCACACCGTCCCACAGCTCACTGAATTTCTGAAAGAAGTGGCGGAAAAATCCACTGCGGAAAATATCTACCTCATCGGCAGCAGCATGGGTTGTGAGCCGCTTTGTGAAGCCCTTGCAGATCTGAATTTAAGCTCTGAGGATATGGATCGCATCAAAGAACTGATCCTCATTACCCCGGACATCAACCGCAATAAATTTGCCGAAAAGATCTTTCCCAAATTGCATAATACCAGAGCACGCATCACGGTCTACACCTCCAGCCGGGATGACAAACTGGCCCTAGCGCACAAGCAGCGTAACGGGGTAAGGCTGGGAGACGTGGTCAACAATGCCGATCTACCGGGCATAGACTTTGTGGATGCATCCGCCATAGACAGCAGCCTCGACGGCAAGCCCCGCTTTGTGAAGCAGACTTCAATCTACAACGATATATCAAATATAGTTAAATAA
- the rnhA gene encoding ribonuclease HI codes for MSKKQMTIYTDGSCLGNPGKGGYGAVLLFNEHRKELAQGYKRTTNNRMEMRAVIAALTELKEPCEITLYTDSQYVKNAFTKKWIDNWQRNGWKTAAKKPVKNKDLWLQFIPLLEKHDVTFRWVKGHSGDPENERCDDLARNAALSGDLIVDEGA; via the coding sequence ATGTCTAAAAAGCAAATGACCATTTATACGGACGGTTCCTGTCTCGGTAATCCCGGCAAGGGCGGTTACGGTGCGGTTCTTCTGTTCAACGAACACCGCAAGGAACTTGCTCAGGGCTACAAGAGAACAACCAACAACCGCATGGAAATGCGTGCGGTAATCGCAGCCCTTACCGAACTCAAAGAGCCTTGTGAGATTACCCTGTATACTGACTCCCAGTACGTGAAGAACGCCTTCACCAAGAAGTGGATCGACAATTGGCAGAGAAACGGTTGGAAGACCGCAGCCAAGAAGCCGGTTAAAAACAAGGATCTCTGGTTGCAGTTTATCCCCCTGCTGGAGAAGCACGATGTAACTTTTCGCTGGGTAAAGGGGCATTCCGGTGACCCGGAGAACGAACGTTGCGACGATCTGGCCCGCAATGCGGCCTTGTCCGGTGATTTGATTGTAGATGAGGGGGCTTAA
- a CDS encoding TPM domain-containing protein — translation MALFIKPHGKTGSERFFRMIGMVIILGLVIYAFWMNNQSTLEKIQARNALWDQTKILDRSERDYIQGFIRSMRNEFGVKVRIQIILDPITEQEVDPKELLIVLSPPQQEVGMYFPGLVRHALGNEFISELENKHFENHFADEEWPASLMTSLSMIWERLVNVESKQPVPEVHAEENDSQPDPESSAHEE, via the coding sequence ATGGCATTGTTTATAAAACCACATGGTAAGACTGGATCGGAACGGTTTTTCAGAATGATCGGGATGGTCATAATTCTCGGCCTCGTAATCTATGCGTTCTGGATGAACAACCAGTCAACACTGGAAAAGATTCAGGCCCGTAACGCTCTCTGGGACCAGACCAAGATTTTGGACCGTTCCGAGCGTGATTACATTCAGGGTTTTATCAGGAGTATGCGCAATGAATTCGGGGTTAAGGTTCGGATTCAGATCATTCTCGACCCGATCACGGAACAGGAAGTAGATCCTAAAGAACTTCTGATTGTTCTTTCTCCTCCTCAGCAGGAGGTAGGAATGTATTTTCCCGGTCTTGTGCGTCATGCCTTGGGAAATGAATTTATTTCCGAGCTTGAGAATAAACATTTTGAAAATCATTTTGCTGATGAGGAATGGCCCGCATCGCTTATGACATCTCTGTCCATGATCTGGGAGCGATTGGTTAATGTTGAATCCAAACAGCCCGTTCCTGAAGTGCACGCAGAGGAAAACGACAGTCAGCCTGATCCTGAATCATCAGCCCACGAGGAATAA